From Rhizobium favelukesii, one genomic window encodes:
- a CDS encoding antitoxin VbhA family protein, translated as MNIHSPRPDRSPEAIAKRKKATDQARAANIRQGYTYDPLLEEATAAYVAGDIGRDEYRARVVRPSKHS; from the coding sequence ATGAACATCCATTCCCCCCGTCCGGATCGTTCCCCGGAGGCCATTGCAAAGCGCAAGAAGGCAACCGATCAGGCTCGTGCTGCCAATATCCGGCAAGGCTACACTTACGATCCACTCCTCGAGGAGGCGACGGCAGCCTATGTCGCCGGCGACATTGGCCGCGACGAATACCGCGCCCGCGTCGTGCGGCCCTCAAAGCACTCCTGA